Proteins found in one Anopheles aquasalis chromosome 3, idAnoAquaMG_Q_19, whole genome shotgun sequence genomic segment:
- the LOC126578206 gene encoding nucleolar protein dao-5-like isoform X5, which translates to MAALTNSILDALVYDHLSRKDKTLAEVFLKKHNSPKLPKGSPRLDEIVKHFQTTKKKLQLGGNAAAAEESSSEEESDEDEEEEQVATPAKKPQANGKGAAVANGAKAANGKPATNGAAAKKPQQQEESSEEEDSDEDDDEEEEEAKPAAKKGPVAAKGATPAKVTPLVKKPQQQEEEEDSDSSEEEEDETPAVKPLVAKQGPIVALKKGKQESDEDEEDDDDEEEDSDDDEDEKPVSKPTVVVKAGQKRKPAEEEEDDDDDEDDDDDDEEEEPVKTPAKAPANKFGDKKQQQQVNKVVNGKAPVNGGPPLKKLKANESSSEDSSSDEEAAKKTTAKAPVAKAVAAPSAAVSKKKAESSDSDDSSEEDTAKKTPAKAPVAKAVATPSAAISKKKAESSDSDDSSDSSSDEEAAKKTPAKAPAAKAVAAPSAAVSKKKAESSDSDDSSEEDTAKKTQAKAPVAKAVATPSAAVSKKKAESSDSDDSSDSSSEEEAAKKTPAKAQAAKAVATPSAAVSKKKAESSDSDDSSEEDTAKKTPAKAPVAKAVAAPSAAVSKKKAESSDSDDSSEEDTAKKTPAKAPVAKAVAAPSAAVSKKKAESSDSDDSSDSSSDEEAAKKTPAKAPAAKAVAAPSAAVSKKKAESSDSDDSSEEDTAKKTPAKASAAKAVATPSAAVSKKKAESSDSDDSSEEDTAKKTPAKAPAAKAVATPSAAVSKKKAESSDSDDSSDSSSDEEAAKKTPAKAPAAKAVATPSAAVSKKKAESSDSDDSSEEDTAKKTPAKAPAAKAVAAPSAAVSKKKAESSDSDDSSDSSSDEEAAKKTPAKAPAAKAVATPSATVSKKKAESSDSDDSSEEDTAKKIPAKAPAAKAVATPSAAVSKKKAESSDSDDSSEEDTAKKTPAKAPAAKAVAIPSAAVSKKKAESSDSDSSDDSDEDDKKPSKQQQTANVGQKRKAQDEQEAHEPPAKKTNFYSNFVKSSEDWTSQETPPNKQNFNNINGNSNAGGTGSDKKIPLNSDEKRGINRFRRVKEEEIEIDNRLMDNSYEAKNKFISFATGKEVVPTPTPKVSFGEWMCVGCSHVNFAIRSSCSECQLARTSWKCTSCYTTNNVADLAKDCCTDCSKPAPYIVECSLNKQTGKWLCRECNRTNDQRFFQCFCAKGDKTKDGARSARRPHTKKSGDWNCTDCKKLNFSKNLKCVKCFTLKPIE; encoded by the exons ATGGCCGCACTCACAAACTCCATCCTTGATGCCCTCGTGTACGACCATTTGTCGCGCAAAGACAAAACGCTCGCGGAAGTTTTCCTCAAGAAACACAACTCG CCTAAGCTTCCCAAAGGATCACCCCGGCTTGACGAGATTGTAAAACATTTCCAAACGACGAAAAAGAAGCTCCAGCTCGGTGGGAATGCTGCCGCAGCGGAAGAGTCCAGCTCGGAGGAGGAAtcggatgaggacgaggaggaggagcaggtaGCCACGCCGGCGAAAAAACCACAGGCCAATGGAAAGGGCGCTGCAGTAGCCAACGGTGCAAAGGCCGCAAACGGCAAGCCAGCTACGAACGGAGCTGCCGCCAAGAagccccagcagcaggaggaatcTTCGGAAGAAGAGGATtcagatgaagatgatgatgaggaagaggaggaggccaAACCAGCCGCAAAGAAGGGACCGGTGGCCGCCAAGGGAGCTACCCCCGCTAAGGTAACTCCGTTGGTCAAGAAACCTCAACagcaggaagaagaggaagattCCGACAGctcggaagaggaggaggacgagacGCCGGCCGTGAAGCCTTTGGTCGCGAAACAGGGACCCATCGTGGCCCTTAAGAAAGGAAAGCAGGAAAGCGACgaagatgaggaggatgacgatgatgaagaagaggattctgatgacgatgaagatgaaaagcCGGTGTCGAAACCTACCGTCGTTGTCAAGGCCGGCCAGAAGCGCAAGCCagccgaggaggaggaggacgatgatgacgatgaggacgatgatgatgacgatgaagaggaagaaccgGTCAAAACTCCCGCCAAGGCGCCGGCGAACAAGTTTGGTgataagaagcagcagcagcag GTAAATAAGGTGGTTAACGGAAAAGCTCCAGTAAATGGCGGACCACCATTAAAGAAACTTAAAGCAAACGAATCGTCGAGCGAGGATAGCAGTTCCGACGAGGAAGCAGCTAAAAAGACTACCGCCAAGGCACCGGTGGCAAAGGCAGTAGCAGCTCCTTCGGCTGCTgtatcgaagaagaaggcagaatcCTCAGATTCGGATGATAGTTCAGAAGAGGATACAGCAAAGAAAACTCCCGCTAAGGCACCGGTGGCAAAGGCAGTAGCAACTCCTTCGGCTGCTATATCGAAAAAGAAGGCAGAATCCTCAGATTCGGATGATAGCTCAGATAGCAGTTCCGACGAGGAAGCAGCTAAAAAGACTCCCGCCAAGGCACCGGCGGCAAAGGCAGTAGCAGCTCCTTCGGCTGCTgtatcgaagaagaaggcagaatcCTCAGATTCGGATGATAGTTCAGAAGAGGATACAGCAAAGAAAACTCAAGCTAAGGCACCGGTGGCAAAGGCAGTAGCAACTCCTTCGGCCGCTGTATCGAAAAAGAAGGCAGAATCCTCAGATTCGGATGATAGCTCAGATAGCAGTTCCGAAGAGGAAGCAGCTAAAAAGACTCCCGCTAAGGCACAGGCGGCAAAGGCTGTAGCAACTCCTTCGGCTGCTgtatcgaagaagaaggcagaatcCTCAGATTCGGATGATAGCTCAGAAGAGGATACAGCAAAGAAAACTCCCGCTAAGGCACCGGTGGCAAAGGCAGTAGCAGCTCCTTCGGCTGCTgtatcgaagaagaaggcagaatcCTCAGATTCGGATGATAGCTCAGAAGAGGATACAGCAAAGAAAACTCCCGCTAAGGCACCGGTGGCAAAGGCAGTAGCAGCTCCTTCGGCTGCTGTATCGAAAAAGAAGGCAGAATCCTCAGATTCGGATGATAGCTCAGATAGCAGTTCCGACGAGGAAGCAGCTAAAAAGACTCCCGCCAAGGCACCGGCGGCAAAGGCAGTAGCAGCTCCTTCGGCTGCTgtatcgaagaagaaggcagaatcCTCAGATTCGGATGATAGTTCAGAAGAGGATACAGCAAAGAAAACTCCCGCTAAGGCATCG GCGGCAAAGGCTGTAGCAACTCCTTCGGCTGCTgtatcgaagaagaaggcagaatcCTCAGATTCGGATGATAGTTCAGAAGAGGATACAGCAAAGAAAACTCCCGCTAAGGCACCGGCGGCAAAGGCAGTAGCAACTCCTTCGGCTGCTGTATCGAAAAAGAAGGCAGAATCCTCAGATTCGGATGATAGCTCAGATAGCAGTTCCGACGAGGAAGCAGCTAAAAAGACTCCCGCCAAGGCTCCGGCGGCAAAGGCAGTAGCAACTCCTTCGGCTGCTgtatcgaagaagaaggcagaatcCTCAGATTCGGATGATAGCTCAGAAGAGGATACAGCAAAGAAAACTCCCGCTAAGGCACCGGCGGCAAAGGCAGTAGCAGCTCCTTCGGCTGCTgtatcgaagaagaaggcagaatcCTCAGATTCGGATGATAGCTCAGATAGCAGTTCCGACGAGGAAGCAGCTAAAAAGACTCCCGCCAAGGCACCGGCGGCAAAGGCAGTAGCAACTCCTTCGGCTACTgtatcgaagaagaaggcagaatcCTCAGATTCGGATGATAGCTCAGAAGAGGATACAGCAAAGAAAATTCCCGCTAAGGCACCGGCGGCAAAGGCAGTAGCAACTCCTTCGGCTGCTgtatcgaagaagaaggcagaatcCTCAGATTCGGATGATAGTTCAGAAGAGGATACAGCAAAGAAAACTCCCGCTAAGGCACCGGCGGCAAAGGCAGTAGCAATTCCTTCGGCTGCTgtatcgaagaagaaggcagaatcCTCAGATTCGGATAGCTCAGACGACAGTGATGAGGATGATAAGAAGCCAtcgaaacagcaacaaactgCTAATGTGGGTCAAAAACGCAAGGCTCAGGATGAACAAGAAGCTCATGAACCTCCTGCGAAAAAAACTAATTTCTACAGTAATTTCGTTAAATCGAGTGAAGACTGGACCAGTCAA GAAACTCCACCGAACAAGCAAAACTTTAATAACATCAATGGAAATAGTAATGCTGGAGGCACAGGAAGCGATAAGAAAATACCCCTAAACAGCGATGAAAAGCGTGGTATCAACCGATTCCGGCgtgtaaaagaagaagaaatcgaaatcgataaTAGACTGATGGATAATTCCTACGAAGCAAAG AACAAATTCATCAGCTTTGCAACAGGAAAGGAGGTCGTTCCAACTCCAACACCTAAGGTTTCGTTTGGTGAGTGGATGTGTGTTGGATGTAGCCACGTCAACTTTGCTATCCGAAGTTCCTGCTCGGAGTGCCAGCTGGCTCGAACGAGTTGGAAATGTACTTCATGTTACACCACGAACAATGTCGCAGATTTGGCAAAGGATTGTTGTACAGATTGCAGCAAACCAGCTCCGTATATTGTTGAGTGCTCGCTTAACAAGCAGACAGGAAAGTGGCTCTGTCGTGAGTGCAATCGTACGAATGATCAACGATTCTTTCAGTGTTTCTGTGCCAAAGGAGACAAGACGAAAGATGGAGCTAGATCGGCAAGAAGGCCACACACCAAAAAGTCGGGTGATTGGAATTGTACAGATTGCAAGAAGCTTAACTTTTCTAAAAATCTAAAGTGCGTTAAATGCTTTACATTGAAACCGATTGAATAG
- the LOC126578206 gene encoding nucleolar and coiled-body phosphoprotein 1-like isoform X12 codes for MAALTNSILDALVYDHLSRKDKTLAEVFLKKHNSPKLPKGSPRLDEIVKHFQTTKKKLQLGGNAAAAEESSSEEESDEDEEEEQVATPAKKPQANGKGAAVANGAKAANGKPATNGAAAKKPQQQEESSEEEDSDEDDDEEEEEAKPAAKKGPVAAKGATPAKVTPLVKKPQQQEEEEDSDSSEEEEDETPAVKPLVAKQGPIVALKKGKQESDEDEEDDDDEEEDSDDDEDEKPVSKPTVVVKAGQKRKPAEEEEDDDDDEDDDDDDEEEEPVKTPAKAPANKFGDKKQQQQVNKVVNGKAPVNGGPPLKKLKANESSSEDSSSDEEAAKKTTAKAPVAKAVAAPSAAVSKKKAESSDSDDSSEEDTAKKTPAKAPVAKAVATPSAAISKKKAESSDSDDSSDSSSDEEAAKKTPAKAPAAKAVAAPSAAVSKKKAESSDSDDSSEEDTAKKTQAKAPVAKAVATPSAAVSKKKAESSDSDDSSDSSSEEEAAKKTPAKAQAAKAVATPSAAVSKKKAESSDSDDSSEEDTAKKTPAKAPVAKAVAAPSAAVSKKKAESSDSDDSSEEDTAKKTPAKAPVAKAVAAPSAAVSKKKAESSDSDDSSDSSSDEEAAKKTPAKAPAAKAVATPSAAVSKKKAESSDSDDSSEEDTAKKTPAKAPAAKAVAAPSAAVSKKKAESSDSDDSSDSSSDEEAAKKTPAKAPAAKAVATPSATVSKKKAESSDSDDSSEEDTAKKIPAKAPAAKAVATPSAAVSKKKAESSDSDDSSEEDTAKKTPAKAPAAKAVAIPSAAVSKKKAESSDSDSSDDSDEDDKKPSKQQQTANVGQKRKAQDEQEAHEPPAKKTNFYSNFVKSSEDWTSQETPPNKQNFNNINGNSNAGGTGSDKKIPLNSDEKRGINRFRRVKEEEIEIDNRLMDNSYEAKNKFISFATGKEVVPTPTPKVSFGEWMCVGCSHVNFAIRSSCSECQLARTSWKCTSCYTTNNVADLAKDCCTDCSKPAPYIVECSLNKQTGKWLCRECNRTNDQRFFQCFCAKGDKTKDGARSARRPHTKKSGDWNCTDCKKLNFSKNLKCVKCFTLKPIE; via the exons ATGGCCGCACTCACAAACTCCATCCTTGATGCCCTCGTGTACGACCATTTGTCGCGCAAAGACAAAACGCTCGCGGAAGTTTTCCTCAAGAAACACAACTCG CCTAAGCTTCCCAAAGGATCACCCCGGCTTGACGAGATTGTAAAACATTTCCAAACGACGAAAAAGAAGCTCCAGCTCGGTGGGAATGCTGCCGCAGCGGAAGAGTCCAGCTCGGAGGAGGAAtcggatgaggacgaggaggaggagcaggtaGCCACGCCGGCGAAAAAACCACAGGCCAATGGAAAGGGCGCTGCAGTAGCCAACGGTGCAAAGGCCGCAAACGGCAAGCCAGCTACGAACGGAGCTGCCGCCAAGAagccccagcagcaggaggaatcTTCGGAAGAAGAGGATtcagatgaagatgatgatgaggaagaggaggaggccaAACCAGCCGCAAAGAAGGGACCGGTGGCCGCCAAGGGAGCTACCCCCGCTAAGGTAACTCCGTTGGTCAAGAAACCTCAACagcaggaagaagaggaagattCCGACAGctcggaagaggaggaggacgagacGCCGGCCGTGAAGCCTTTGGTCGCGAAACAGGGACCCATCGTGGCCCTTAAGAAAGGAAAGCAGGAAAGCGACgaagatgaggaggatgacgatgatgaagaagaggattctgatgacgatgaagatgaaaagcCGGTGTCGAAACCTACCGTCGTTGTCAAGGCCGGCCAGAAGCGCAAGCCagccgaggaggaggaggacgatgatgacgatgaggacgatgatgatgacgatgaagaggaagaaccgGTCAAAACTCCCGCCAAGGCGCCGGCGAACAAGTTTGGTgataagaagcagcagcagcag GTAAATAAGGTGGTTAACGGAAAAGCTCCAGTAAATGGCGGACCACCATTAAAGAAACTTAAAGCAAACGAATCGTCGAGCGAGGATAGCAGTTCCGACGAGGAAGCAGCTAAAAAGACTACCGCCAAGGCACCGGTGGCAAAGGCAGTAGCAGCTCCTTCGGCTGCTgtatcgaagaagaaggcagaatcCTCAGATTCGGATGATAGTTCAGAAGAGGATACAGCAAAGAAAACTCCCGCTAAGGCACCGGTGGCAAAGGCAGTAGCAACTCCTTCGGCTGCTATATCGAAAAAGAAGGCAGAATCCTCAGATTCGGATGATAGCTCAGATAGCAGTTCCGACGAGGAAGCAGCTAAAAAGACTCCCGCCAAGGCACCGGCGGCAAAGGCAGTAGCAGCTCCTTCGGCTGCTgtatcgaagaagaaggcagaatcCTCAGATTCGGATGATAGTTCAGAAGAGGATACAGCAAAGAAAACTCAAGCTAAGGCACCGGTGGCAAAGGCAGTAGCAACTCCTTCGGCCGCTGTATCGAAAAAGAAGGCAGAATCCTCAGATTCGGATGATAGCTCAGATAGCAGTTCCGAAGAGGAAGCAGCTAAAAAGACTCCCGCTAAGGCACAGGCGGCAAAGGCTGTAGCAACTCCTTCGGCTGCTgtatcgaagaagaaggcagaatcCTCAGATTCGGATGATAGCTCAGAAGAGGATACAGCAAAGAAAACTCCCGCTAAGGCACCGGTGGCAAAGGCAGTAGCAGCTCCTTCGGCTGCTgtatcgaagaagaaggcagaatcCTCAGATTCGGATGATAGCTCAGAAGAGGATACAGCAAAGAAAACTCCCGCTAAGGCACCGGTGGCAAAGGCAGTAGCAGCTCCTTCGGCTGCTGTATCGAAAAAGAAGGCAGAATCCTCAGATTCGGATGATAGCTCAGATAGCAGTTCCGACGAGGAAGCAGCTAAAAAGACTCCCGCCAAGGCACCGGCGGCAAAG GCAGTAGCAACTCCTTCGGCTGCTgtatcgaagaagaaggcagaatcCTCAGATTCGGATGATAGCTCAGAAGAGGATACAGCAAAGAAAACTCCCGCTAAGGCACCGGCGGCAAAGGCAGTAGCAGCTCCTTCGGCTGCTgtatcgaagaagaaggcagaatcCTCAGATTCGGATGATAGCTCAGATAGCAGTTCCGACGAGGAAGCAGCTAAAAAGACTCCCGCCAAGGCACCGGCGGCAAAGGCAGTAGCAACTCCTTCGGCTACTgtatcgaagaagaaggcagaatcCTCAGATTCGGATGATAGCTCAGAAGAGGATACAGCAAAGAAAATTCCCGCTAAGGCACCGGCGGCAAAGGCAGTAGCAACTCCTTCGGCTGCTgtatcgaagaagaaggcagaatcCTCAGATTCGGATGATAGTTCAGAAGAGGATACAGCAAAGAAAACTCCCGCTAAGGCACCGGCGGCAAAGGCAGTAGCAATTCCTTCGGCTGCTgtatcgaagaagaaggcagaatcCTCAGATTCGGATAGCTCAGACGACAGTGATGAGGATGATAAGAAGCCAtcgaaacagcaacaaactgCTAATGTGGGTCAAAAACGCAAGGCTCAGGATGAACAAGAAGCTCATGAACCTCCTGCGAAAAAAACTAATTTCTACAGTAATTTCGTTAAATCGAGTGAAGACTGGACCAGTCAA GAAACTCCACCGAACAAGCAAAACTTTAATAACATCAATGGAAATAGTAATGCTGGAGGCACAGGAAGCGATAAGAAAATACCCCTAAACAGCGATGAAAAGCGTGGTATCAACCGATTCCGGCgtgtaaaagaagaagaaatcgaaatcgataaTAGACTGATGGATAATTCCTACGAAGCAAAG AACAAATTCATCAGCTTTGCAACAGGAAAGGAGGTCGTTCCAACTCCAACACCTAAGGTTTCGTTTGGTGAGTGGATGTGTGTTGGATGTAGCCACGTCAACTTTGCTATCCGAAGTTCCTGCTCGGAGTGCCAGCTGGCTCGAACGAGTTGGAAATGTACTTCATGTTACACCACGAACAATGTCGCAGATTTGGCAAAGGATTGTTGTACAGATTGCAGCAAACCAGCTCCGTATATTGTTGAGTGCTCGCTTAACAAGCAGACAGGAAAGTGGCTCTGTCGTGAGTGCAATCGTACGAATGATCAACGATTCTTTCAGTGTTTCTGTGCCAAAGGAGACAAGACGAAAGATGGAGCTAGATCGGCAAGAAGGCCACACACCAAAAAGTCGGGTGATTGGAATTGTACAGATTGCAAGAAGCTTAACTTTTCTAAAAATCTAAAGTGCGTTAAATGCTTTACATTGAAACCGATTGAATAG
- the LOC126578206 gene encoding nucleolar protein dao-5-like isoform X8: MAALTNSILDALVYDHLSRKDKTLAEVFLKKHNSPKLPKGSPRLDEIVKHFQTTKKKLQLGGNAAAAEESSSEEESDEDEEEEQVATPAKKPQANGKGAAVANGAKAANGKPATNGAAAKKPQQQEESSEEEDSDEDDDEEEEEAKPAAKKGPVAAKGATPAKVTPLVKKPQQQEEEEDSDSSEEEEDETPAVKPLVAKQGPIVALKKGKQESDEDEEDDDDEEEDSDDDEDEKPVSKPTVVVKAGQKRKPAEEEEDDDDDEDDDDDDEEEEPVKTPAKAPANKFGDKKQQQQVNKVVNGKAPVNGGPPLKKLKANESSSEDSSSDEEAAKKTTAKAPVAKAVAAPSAAVSKKKAESSDSDDSSEEDTAKKTPAKAPVAKAVATPSAAISKKKAESSDSDDSSDSSSDEEAAKKTPAKAPAAKAVAAPSAAVSKKKAESSDSDDSSEEDTAKKTQAKAPVAKAVATPSAAVSKKKAESSDSDDSSDSSSEEEAAKKTPAKAQAAKAVATPSAAVSKKKAESSDSDDSSEEDTAKKTPAKAPVAKAVAAPSAAVSKKKAESSDSDDSSEEDTAKKTPAKAPVAKAVAAPSAAVSKKKAESSDSDDSSDSSSDEEAAKKTPAKAPAAKAVAAPSAAVSKKKAESSDSDDSSDSSSDEEAAKKTPAKAPAAKAVATPSAAVSKKKAESSDSDDSSEEDTAKKTPAKAPAAKAVAAPSAAVSKKKAESSDSDDSSDSSSDEEAAKKTPAKAPAAKAVATPSATVSKKKAESSDSDDSSEEDTAKKIPAKAPAAKAVATPSAAVSKKKAESSDSDDSSEEDTAKKTPAKAPAAKAVAIPSAAVSKKKAESSDSDSSDDSDEDDKKPSKQQQTANVGQKRKAQDEQEAHEPPAKKTNFYSNFVKSSEDWTSQETPPNKQNFNNINGNSNAGGTGSDKKIPLNSDEKRGINRFRRVKEEEIEIDNRLMDNSYEAKNKFISFATGKEVVPTPTPKVSFGEWMCVGCSHVNFAIRSSCSECQLARTSWKCTSCYTTNNVADLAKDCCTDCSKPAPYIVECSLNKQTGKWLCRECNRTNDQRFFQCFCAKGDKTKDGARSARRPHTKKSGDWNCTDCKKLNFSKNLKCVKCFTLKPIE; this comes from the exons ATGGCCGCACTCACAAACTCCATCCTTGATGCCCTCGTGTACGACCATTTGTCGCGCAAAGACAAAACGCTCGCGGAAGTTTTCCTCAAGAAACACAACTCG CCTAAGCTTCCCAAAGGATCACCCCGGCTTGACGAGATTGTAAAACATTTCCAAACGACGAAAAAGAAGCTCCAGCTCGGTGGGAATGCTGCCGCAGCGGAAGAGTCCAGCTCGGAGGAGGAAtcggatgaggacgaggaggaggagcaggtaGCCACGCCGGCGAAAAAACCACAGGCCAATGGAAAGGGCGCTGCAGTAGCCAACGGTGCAAAGGCCGCAAACGGCAAGCCAGCTACGAACGGAGCTGCCGCCAAGAagccccagcagcaggaggaatcTTCGGAAGAAGAGGATtcagatgaagatgatgatgaggaagaggaggaggccaAACCAGCCGCAAAGAAGGGACCGGTGGCCGCCAAGGGAGCTACCCCCGCTAAGGTAACTCCGTTGGTCAAGAAACCTCAACagcaggaagaagaggaagattCCGACAGctcggaagaggaggaggacgagacGCCGGCCGTGAAGCCTTTGGTCGCGAAACAGGGACCCATCGTGGCCCTTAAGAAAGGAAAGCAGGAAAGCGACgaagatgaggaggatgacgatgatgaagaagaggattctgatgacgatgaagatgaaaagcCGGTGTCGAAACCTACCGTCGTTGTCAAGGCCGGCCAGAAGCGCAAGCCagccgaggaggaggaggacgatgatgacgatgaggacgatgatgatgacgatgaagaggaagaaccgGTCAAAACTCCCGCCAAGGCGCCGGCGAACAAGTTTGGTgataagaagcagcagcagcag GTAAATAAGGTGGTTAACGGAAAAGCTCCAGTAAATGGCGGACCACCATTAAAGAAACTTAAAGCAAACGAATCGTCGAGCGAGGATAGCAGTTCCGACGAGGAAGCAGCTAAAAAGACTACCGCCAAGGCACCGGTGGCAAAGGCAGTAGCAGCTCCTTCGGCTGCTgtatcgaagaagaaggcagaatcCTCAGATTCGGATGATAGTTCAGAAGAGGATACAGCAAAGAAAACTCCCGCTAAGGCACCGGTGGCAAAGGCAGTAGCAACTCCTTCGGCTGCTATATCGAAAAAGAAGGCAGAATCCTCAGATTCGGATGATAGCTCAGATAGCAGTTCCGACGAGGAAGCAGCTAAAAAGACTCCCGCCAAGGCACCGGCGGCAAAGGCAGTAGCAGCTCCTTCGGCTGCTgtatcgaagaagaaggcagaatcCTCAGATTCGGATGATAGTTCAGAAGAGGATACAGCAAAGAAAACTCAAGCTAAGGCACCGGTGGCAAAGGCAGTAGCAACTCCTTCGGCCGCTGTATCGAAAAAGAAGGCAGAATCCTCAGATTCGGATGATAGCTCAGATAGCAGTTCCGAAGAGGAAGCAGCTAAAAAGACTCCCGCTAAGGCACAGGCGGCAAAGGCTGTAGCAACTCCTTCGGCTGCTgtatcgaagaagaaggcagaatcCTCAGATTCGGATGATAGCTCAGAAGAGGATACAGCAAAGAAAACTCCCGCTAAGGCACCGGTGGCAAAGGCAGTAGCAGCTCCTTCGGCTGCTgtatcgaagaagaaggcagaatcCTCAGATTCGGATGATAGCTCAGAAGAGGATACAGCAAAGAAAACTCCCGCTAAGGCACCGGTGGCAAAGGCAGTAGCAGCTCCTTCGGCTGCTGTATCGAAAAAGAAGGCAGAATCCTCAGATTCGGATGATAGCTCAGATAGCAGTTCCGACGAGGAAGCAGCTAAAAAGACTCCCGCCAAGGCACCGGCGGCAAAGGCAGTAGCAGCTCCTTCGGCTGCTgtatcgaagaagaag GCAGAATCCTCAGATTCGGATGATAGCTCAGATAGCAGTTCCGACGAGGAAGCAGCTAAAAAGACTCCCGCCAAGGCTCCGGCGGCAAAGGCAGTAGCAACTCCTTCGGCTGCTgtatcgaagaagaaggcagaatcCTCAGATTCGGATGATAGCTCAGAAGAGGATACAGCAAAGAAAACTCCCGCTAAGGCACCGGCGGCAAAGGCAGTAGCAGCTCCTTCGGCTGCTgtatcgaagaagaaggcagaatcCTCAGATTCGGATGATAGCTCAGATAGCAGTTCCGACGAGGAAGCAGCTAAAAAGACTCCCGCCAAGGCACCGGCGGCAAAGGCAGTAGCAACTCCTTCGGCTACTgtatcgaagaagaaggcagaatcCTCAGATTCGGATGATAGCTCAGAAGAGGATACAGCAAAGAAAATTCCCGCTAAGGCACCGGCGGCAAAGGCAGTAGCAACTCCTTCGGCTGCTgtatcgaagaagaaggcagaatcCTCAGATTCGGATGATAGTTCAGAAGAGGATACAGCAAAGAAAACTCCCGCTAAGGCACCGGCGGCAAAGGCAGTAGCAATTCCTTCGGCTGCTgtatcgaagaagaaggcagaatcCTCAGATTCGGATAGCTCAGACGACAGTGATGAGGATGATAAGAAGCCAtcgaaacagcaacaaactgCTAATGTGGGTCAAAAACGCAAGGCTCAGGATGAACAAGAAGCTCATGAACCTCCTGCGAAAAAAACTAATTTCTACAGTAATTTCGTTAAATCGAGTGAAGACTGGACCAGTCAA GAAACTCCACCGAACAAGCAAAACTTTAATAACATCAATGGAAATAGTAATGCTGGAGGCACAGGAAGCGATAAGAAAATACCCCTAAACAGCGATGAAAAGCGTGGTATCAACCGATTCCGGCgtgtaaaagaagaagaaatcgaaatcgataaTAGACTGATGGATAATTCCTACGAAGCAAAG AACAAATTCATCAGCTTTGCAACAGGAAAGGAGGTCGTTCCAACTCCAACACCTAAGGTTTCGTTTGGTGAGTGGATGTGTGTTGGATGTAGCCACGTCAACTTTGCTATCCGAAGTTCCTGCTCGGAGTGCCAGCTGGCTCGAACGAGTTGGAAATGTACTTCATGTTACACCACGAACAATGTCGCAGATTTGGCAAAGGATTGTTGTACAGATTGCAGCAAACCAGCTCCGTATATTGTTGAGTGCTCGCTTAACAAGCAGACAGGAAAGTGGCTCTGTCGTGAGTGCAATCGTACGAATGATCAACGATTCTTTCAGTGTTTCTGTGCCAAAGGAGACAAGACGAAAGATGGAGCTAGATCGGCAAGAAGGCCACACACCAAAAAGTCGGGTGATTGGAATTGTACAGATTGCAAGAAGCTTAACTTTTCTAAAAATCTAAAGTGCGTTAAATGCTTTACATTGAAACCGATTGAATAG